From Roseisolibacter agri, a single genomic window includes:
- the panB gene encoding 3-methyl-2-oxobutanoate hydroxymethyltransferase, whose product MSQAAGSAPAPKKVTVRSFAQAKERREPLVMVAAYDALFARLSDEGGVDAILVGDSLGNVVAGLDTTVPVTLDQMIYHGAAARRGTTRALLVVDMPFLTYQVTTERALLNCGRVMQETRCDALKLEGGSPEMAETIRALVRAGMPVMGHLGFTPQSVHTLGGFRVQARGDDAARQLVDDARRLEDAGAFSIVLELVPADVAARVTEAVSIPTIGIGAGLGCDGQVLVLADLLGLTDAFTPKFLKRYGTMAADTRDAVRRFATEVRARAYPGDEHAF is encoded by the coding sequence GTGAGCCAGGCCGCCGGCTCGGCCCCCGCGCCGAAGAAGGTCACCGTGCGCTCGTTCGCGCAGGCGAAGGAGCGCAGGGAGCCGCTGGTGATGGTCGCGGCGTACGACGCGCTCTTCGCGCGCCTGTCGGACGAGGGCGGCGTCGACGCGATCCTCGTCGGCGACTCGCTCGGCAACGTCGTCGCGGGGCTCGACACGACCGTGCCCGTGACGCTCGACCAGATGATCTACCACGGCGCGGCCGCGCGCCGCGGCACCACGCGCGCGCTGCTCGTGGTGGACATGCCGTTCCTCACCTACCAGGTGACGACGGAGCGCGCGCTGCTCAACTGCGGCCGCGTGATGCAGGAGACGCGCTGCGACGCGCTCAAGCTGGAGGGCGGCTCGCCGGAGATGGCGGAGACGATCCGCGCGCTGGTGCGCGCCGGCATGCCGGTGATGGGCCACCTCGGCTTCACGCCGCAGTCGGTGCACACGCTGGGCGGCTTCCGCGTGCAGGCGCGCGGCGACGACGCGGCGCGGCAGCTGGTCGACGACGCGCGCCGCCTGGAGGACGCGGGCGCGTTCTCGATCGTGCTGGAGCTGGTGCCCGCGGATGTCGCCGCGCGCGTCACCGAGGCCGTGTCCATCCCGACCATCGGCATCGGTGCGGGCCTCGGCTGCGACGGGCAGGTGCTGGTGCTCGCGGACCTGCTGGGCCTGACCGACGCGTTCACGCCCAAGTTCCTGAAGCGCTACGGGACGATGGCCGCGGACACGCGGGACGCGGTGCGCCGCTTCGCGACCGAGGTGCGCGCGCGCGCGTACCCCGGCGACGAGCACGCCTTCTGA
- the folK gene encoding 2-amino-4-hydroxy-6-hydroxymethyldihydropteridine diphosphokinase gives MGEIVYLALGSNLGDREAHLALARARLDALPATRVLAASPVEETPPIGPAGQGPYLNQMLRVETTLPAEALLDACQAIEGEAGRDRAASPRWGARTLDVDVVLYGTRRITTPRLLVPHPELANRDFWQRELAALDVDWSRAMRDATEAP, from the coding sequence ATGGGTGAGATCGTGTACCTCGCCCTCGGCTCCAACCTCGGCGACCGGGAGGCGCACCTCGCGCTGGCGCGCGCGCGCCTCGACGCGCTGCCTGCGACTCGCGTGCTCGCCGCGTCGCCGGTCGAGGAGACGCCGCCCATCGGTCCCGCAGGGCAGGGCCCCTACCTGAACCAGATGCTGCGCGTGGAGACGACGCTGCCCGCCGAGGCGCTGCTGGACGCCTGCCAGGCCATCGAGGGCGAGGCGGGGCGCGACCGCGCGGCGTCGCCGCGGTGGGGCGCGCGCACACTGGACGTCGACGTCGTGCTGTACGGCACGCGCCGCATCACGACGCCGCGGCTTCTCGTGCCGCATCCGGAGCTCGCGAACCGCGACTTCTGGCAGCGCGAGCTCGCCGCGCTCGACGTCGACTGGTCGCGCGCGATGCGCGACGCGACGGAGGCGCCGTGA
- a CDS encoding dihydroneopterin aldolase, whose product MTDRLCVSLSGMRFHARVGILAHERELPQPLEIDVDAWMARVPTGDVLDYRGLYDVAASVVATTELLYLEDVASRVADGALALGRVSRVRVAVRKPHVALAGPLAHAGVVLERDAPDVSHRDG is encoded by the coding sequence GTGACCGACCGCCTCTGCGTCTCCCTCTCCGGCATGCGTTTCCACGCGCGCGTCGGCATCCTCGCGCACGAGCGCGAGCTGCCGCAGCCGCTGGAGATCGACGTCGACGCGTGGATGGCGCGCGTGCCGACCGGTGATGTCCTCGACTATCGCGGTCTCTACGACGTGGCCGCGTCGGTCGTCGCGACCACCGAGCTGCTCTACCTGGAGGACGTCGCGTCGCGCGTCGCCGACGGCGCGCTCGCGCTGGGCCGCGTCTCGCGCGTGCGCGTCGCGGTGCGCAAGCCGCACGTCGCGCTCGCGGGTCCGCTCGCGCACGCCGGCGTCGTGCTGGAGCGCGACGCGCCCGACGTCTCGCACCGCGATGGGTGA
- the trpA gene encoding tryptophan synthase subunit alpha produces the protein MSAPTMPAARAASAIDRRFADLRAANRRALVAYVTAGHPDPERSVALLQGLEAAGADVIELGVPFSEPLADGPVIQHSSQVALEHGVDLDGALALLSRARPTVPVVLFSYLNPLMAAGHGVLQRAADAGASGVLVTDLPVGADPEREAWMGGGPLDFVRLVAPTTPPARMAEIARHGSGFVYLISRLGVTGEQDALSATLPETVARLRAATTLPICVGFGISRPDQAAAVARIADGVVVGSALVRAADESVDRALALARDLRSAIDDA, from the coding sequence GTGAGCGCGCCCACGATGCCCGCGGCACGCGCCGCCTCCGCGATCGACCGCCGCTTCGCCGACCTGCGCGCCGCGAACCGTCGTGCGCTCGTCGCCTACGTCACCGCCGGTCACCCCGATCCGGAGCGGTCGGTCGCGCTGCTCCAGGGGCTCGAGGCCGCGGGCGCCGACGTCATCGAGCTGGGCGTGCCGTTCTCGGAGCCGCTCGCCGACGGGCCGGTGATCCAGCACAGCTCCCAGGTCGCGCTGGAGCACGGCGTGGACCTCGACGGCGCGCTCGCGCTGCTGTCGCGCGCGCGGCCGACCGTGCCGGTGGTGCTGTTCAGCTACCTCAACCCGCTCATGGCCGCGGGGCACGGCGTGCTGCAGCGCGCCGCCGACGCGGGCGCGAGCGGAGTCCTGGTCACCGACCTGCCGGTCGGCGCGGATCCGGAGCGCGAGGCGTGGATGGGCGGCGGCCCGCTCGACTTCGTGCGCCTGGTCGCGCCGACGACGCCACCCGCGCGCATGGCGGAGATCGCGCGCCACGGCAGCGGGTTCGTCTACCTCATCAGCCGGCTCGGCGTGACGGGCGAGCAGGACGCGCTGTCGGCCACGCTGCCCGAGACGGTCGCGCGCCTGCGCGCCGCGACGACGCTGCCGATCTGCGTCGGCTTCGGCATCTCGCGGCCCGACCAGGCAGCAGCGGTGGCGCGCATCGCCGACGGCGTGGTGGTGGGGAGCGCCCTCGTGCGCGCGGCCGACGAGAGCGTGGACCGCGCCCTCGCGCTCGCGCGCGACCTCCGTTCGGCCATCGACGACGCCTGA
- the trpB gene encoding tryptophan synthase subunit beta, with protein MTTPDTSGAAAVAPAATSDRFGPFGGRYVPETLIPALDALEAEYDAALRDPSFQRDLDDMLRHYVGRPSILSEAPRLSAMVGAPVWLKREDLNHTGAHKINNTVGQVLLARRMGKRRIIAETGAGQHGVATATVCARFGLQCVVFMGEEDIRRQALNVWRMRLMGATVMPVTSGTRTLKDATSEAIRDWVTNVEDSHYIIGSVVGPAPYPRMVREFQAAIGREARAQMLERTGRLPKTVVACVGGGSNAMGIFAGFVDDAEVELVGVEAAGEGLESGRHSASLTLGTPGVLHGSLSYLLQDAKGQVINAHSISAGLDYPGVGPEHAHLKQSKRAEYVSITDDEALRGFALLSRAEGIIPALETSHAIAWVEKSRGRWAKDEPVLICLSGRGDKDVAQVSEMGALPDVGPLPEYPA; from the coding sequence ATGACCACGCCCGACACTTCCGGCGCCGCCGCCGTCGCCCCAGCTGCCACGAGTGACCGCTTCGGACCCTTCGGCGGCCGCTACGTCCCCGAGACGCTGATCCCCGCGCTCGACGCGCTGGAGGCCGAGTACGACGCCGCGCTGCGCGATCCGTCGTTCCAGCGCGACCTCGACGACATGCTGCGCCACTACGTCGGCCGCCCGTCGATCCTGAGCGAGGCGCCGCGGCTGTCGGCGATGGTCGGCGCACCCGTGTGGCTGAAGCGCGAGGACCTGAACCACACCGGCGCGCACAAGATCAACAACACCGTCGGCCAGGTGCTGCTGGCGCGGCGCATGGGCAAGCGGCGCATCATCGCCGAGACGGGCGCGGGGCAGCACGGCGTGGCGACGGCCACCGTGTGCGCGCGCTTCGGGCTGCAGTGCGTCGTCTTCATGGGCGAGGAGGACATCCGCCGCCAGGCGCTGAACGTGTGGCGCATGCGGCTGATGGGCGCGACCGTGATGCCGGTGACCAGCGGCACGCGCACGCTCAAGGACGCGACGAGCGAGGCGATCCGCGACTGGGTCACGAACGTCGAGGACAGCCACTACATCATCGGCTCCGTCGTCGGGCCGGCGCCGTATCCGCGCATGGTGCGCGAGTTCCAGGCGGCGATCGGCCGCGAGGCGCGCGCGCAGATGCTGGAGCGCACGGGCCGCCTGCCGAAGACGGTCGTCGCGTGCGTCGGCGGTGGCTCCAACGCGATGGGGATCTTCGCGGGCTTCGTCGACGACGCGGAGGTCGAGCTGGTCGGCGTCGAGGCGGCCGGCGAGGGCCTCGAGAGCGGTCGCCACTCGGCCTCGCTCACGCTCGGCACGCCCGGCGTGCTGCACGGATCGCTGAGCTATCTCCTGCAGGACGCGAAGGGCCAGGTGATCAACGCGCACTCGATCTCGGCGGGCCTCGACTATCCCGGCGTCGGACCGGAGCACGCGCACCTCAAGCAGAGCAAGCGCGCGGAGTACGTGAGCATCACCGACGACGAGGCGCTGCGCGGCTTCGCGCTCCTCAGCCGCGCCGAAGGCATCATCCCCGCCCTCGAGACGTCGCACGCGATCGCGTGGGTCGAGAAGAGCCGCGGGCGCTGGGCGAAGGACGAGCCGGTGCTGATCTGCCTGAGCGGCCGCGGCGACAAGGACGTGGCGCAGGTGAGCGAGATGGGCGCGCTGCCTGACGTCGGCCCGCTGCCGGAGTACCCCGCGTGA
- a CDS encoding phosphoribosylanthranilate isomerase, giving the protein MSERSRPAVKICGLVRAEDAALAARLGADHVGSIFAGGPRLIDAATARANVAAARAAVPGHPPHAVGVMGAQTPDAIARLAEEATLDAVQLHADPDADAVAAVRAAWGGEVWAVLRIAGTALPPQTAGLFDVADAVVLDAKVDGTQLGGTGVALDWDGLAAALAPFRGRGRAALVLAGGLRPENVAVAIRALRPDAVDVSSGVERAPGVKDPDRLAAFLAAARSATTS; this is encoded by the coding sequence GTGAGCGAGCGATCCCGCCCCGCGGTCAAGATCTGCGGGCTGGTCCGGGCGGAGGACGCGGCGCTGGCGGCGCGCCTGGGCGCGGACCACGTGGGGAGCATCTTCGCGGGCGGCCCGCGGCTGATCGATGCCGCGACCGCGCGCGCGAACGTCGCGGCGGCGCGCGCGGCCGTGCCCGGCCACCCGCCGCATGCCGTGGGCGTCATGGGCGCGCAGACGCCGGACGCGATCGCCCGCCTGGCCGAGGAGGCCACCCTGGACGCGGTGCAGCTCCACGCCGATCCGGACGCGGACGCGGTCGCCGCGGTGCGGGCCGCGTGGGGCGGGGAGGTGTGGGCCGTGCTCCGGATCGCCGGCACCGCGCTCCCGCCGCAGACGGCGGGGCTCTTCGACGTCGCCGACGCGGTCGTCCTCGACGCGAAGGTCGACGGCACCCAGCTCGGCGGGACGGGCGTCGCGCTCGACTGGGACGGACTCGCCGCCGCGCTCGCGCCCTTCCGAGGCCGGGGCCGCGCCGCCCTCGTGCTCGCCGGCGGCCTGCGACCGGAGAACGTCGCAGTCGCCATCCGCGCGCTGCGCCCCGACGCCGTCGACGTCTCGTCCGGCGTCGAGCGCGCGCCCGGCGTGAAGGACCCCGACCGGCTGGCGGCCTTCCTCGCCGCCGCCCGTTCCGCTACGACTTCGTGA
- a CDS encoding indole-3-glycerol phosphate synthase TrpC, whose protein sequence is MLGELSAAARERTAALAARRQELERLAAEAPRGPAFAAALGRPSVAVIGEVKRRSPSKGDIAPGLSAGEQSAAYEAGGAAVLSILTEPARFGGSNADIAAARAATALPILKKDFHVEPLQLVEARALGASAALLIARALHPRDLKALSQLARDLALETLVEIRDERELDAALAADAAVIGVNNRNLETLLIDLATGERIVPLIPADRVAVFESGVYGVAEVERAAAAGADAVLVGSSISAAADPVAAVRALAGVPRRGRAPAAA, encoded by the coding sequence GTGCTGGGCGAGCTGAGCGCCGCCGCCCGGGAGCGGACCGCGGCGCTGGCCGCGCGTCGCCAGGAGCTGGAGCGCCTGGCCGCCGAGGCGCCTCGCGGACCCGCATTCGCGGCCGCGCTGGGGCGCCCGAGCGTCGCCGTGATCGGCGAGGTGAAGCGGAGGTCGCCGTCCAAGGGCGACATCGCGCCCGGGCTGTCGGCCGGCGAGCAGAGCGCCGCGTACGAGGCGGGCGGCGCGGCCGTGCTCTCGATCCTCACCGAGCCGGCGCGCTTCGGTGGCAGCAACGCGGACATCGCCGCGGCCCGCGCCGCGACGGCGCTGCCGATCCTCAAGAAGGACTTCCACGTCGAGCCGCTGCAGCTGGTCGAGGCGCGGGCGCTGGGCGCGTCGGCGGCGCTGCTGATCGCCCGGGCCCTGCATCCGCGCGACCTGAAGGCGCTGTCGCAGCTGGCGCGGGACCTCGCGCTCGAGACGCTGGTCGAGATCCGCGACGAGCGCGAGCTGGACGCCGCGCTGGCGGCCGATGCGGCGGTCATCGGCGTCAACAACCGCAACCTCGAGACACTGCTGATCGACCTGGCGACGGGTGAGCGGATCGTCCCGCTGATCCCCGCCGACCGCGTCGCGGTGTTCGAGAGCGGCGTGTACGGCGTGGCGGAGGTCGAGCGCGCGGCGGCCGCCGGCGCCGATGCGGTGCTCGTCGGCTCCAGCATCTCCGCCGCGGCGGATCCGGTGGCGGCGGTGCGCGCGCTCGCCGGCGTGCCGCGGCGCGGGCGCGCGCCGGCGGCGGCGTGA